A single genomic interval of Zobellia nedashkovskayae harbors:
- a CDS encoding fibronectin type III domain-containing protein, translating to MNLKICLSSLILLGFLSSCSSDSSDDLPEAVIEDPVSSLLVFPENHTECNEGTVVSDTQSKVTFLWNASENTDSYELFLTKVETSEVSNFDVIANSKVISLERGTSYEWYVISKSLESAVTAKSETYEFFNAAPGIVSHVPFSAEATAPENNSIITAIAGKITLNWEATDIDNDIKDYEVFFGVNKEELENKGVQSVSNIEVDVVSGFTYYWMIKTNDENNNTSTSELFSFTAN from the coding sequence ATGAATTTAAAAATCTGTTTGTCATCGTTAATACTCTTGGGTTTTCTGTCTTCTTGTTCTTCAGATTCTTCGGATGATTTACCGGAAGCTGTGATTGAAGACCCTGTTTCGTCTTTGTTAGTTTTTCCTGAAAATCATACAGAATGTAATGAAGGAACAGTGGTAAGCGATACCCAAAGTAAGGTTACTTTTCTTTGGAATGCCTCAGAAAACACAGATTCTTACGAGCTTTTTTTAACGAAAGTTGAAACTAGTGAGGTTTCAAATTTTGATGTGATTGCTAATTCAAAAGTAATTAGCCTTGAAAGAGGCACAAGCTATGAATGGTACGTCATATCAAAATCTTTAGAAAGTGCAGTAACGGCAAAGAGCGAAACCTATGAATTTTTTAATGCGGCTCCAGGAATCGTAAGCCATGTGCCCTTTTCTGCGGAAGCAACGGCTCCTGAAAACAATTCAATTATAACGGCTATTGCTGGAAAGATAACTCTTAATTGGGAGGCTACGGATATTGATAATGACATAAAGGATTATGAAGTTTTTTTTGGAGTGAATAAAGAAGAATTGGAAAATAAAGGAGTGCAATCAGTTTCTAATATAGAAGTAGATGTAGTTTCTGGATTTACTTATTATTGGATGATTAAGACAAATG